The Coleofasciculus chthonoplastes PCC 7420 sequence TTATCGATAGATTTCCGTTGCTTGATATTGCGATCGCGGGTGAGGAGTTGCCCCATATCGGTTCCGGCTTCTTCGCAGAGTTGATAGATGGCTTCGGTTGGCGTTTCTTTGACCCGAATCGCGGCAAATCCTTCTTTGAGTCCGAGGTTGCGGAATTGACTCAGTAGGGGGTCAATGGGTTCGTCATCTCCGCCATACGATTCAAACAAACCCACCGTTTGCTTGGATTTTACGGCAGCGAGGACGGTACTCACGGCGGCGGTGGCGGCTTTATTCGAGGCGGGAGGCATCGCGATCGCAATTCCCCCGGCGCGACTGACGGTTTCTTGGACTTCTTGCGGATCTGCCGATTTTAAGTCCATCATTTCCACGCCCACGCCAGTTTTGGTAATGCCTCGGGCAATGGCTTGGGAAAGGCGATCGCTATACCCGTAATCGGACACATAAAAGACGATGACAGAGGTTTCGGCTTTTGCCTGGGCTTTACTCCAGCGCCGATACCGATCTACCCATTCCCCGACATGATGCAATAATAGAGGACCATGACCCGTGGCGACGGTGGTTACGTCTCCCAGCTTATCCATCCGTTTTAGGGCGGAGAGAACGGAACGGGCATTGGGTGCCATTAAGCAGTCGTAGTAGAAGCGGAAGTCGGCTTCTATGGCACTCATGTCTTCGTCGTAGGTGCTGTCGGAACAGTAGTGCATCCCGAAGGCATCACAGGTAAACATGACTTGGGTTCCAGCATCGTAGCTGAAGATAGTGTCGGGCCAATGCAGGTTGGGGGCATTGACAAATTCCAAGACATGCCCTTTGCCTAAGTCCAGTTGATCGCCGTTTTTGACGATCTGCCGTTTAAAGGGGTGA is a genomic window containing:
- a CDS encoding diflavin flavoprotein encodes the protein MVVLTDRTQKRLTMQTGEIAPDTTTIRSLDWDRDRFDIEFGLQNGTTYNSFLIRGEKIALVDTSHEKFRERYLDTLKGLIEPSQIDYLIISHTEPDHSGLVKDIVQLAPEITVVGSKVAIQFLEDLVHHPFKRQIVKNGDQLDLGKGHVLEFVNAPNLHWPDTIFSYDAGTQVMFTCDAFGMHYCSDSTYDEDMSAIEADFRFYYDCLMAPNARSVLSALKRMDKLGDVTTVATGHGPLLLHHVGEWVDRYRRWSKAQAKAETSVIVFYVSDYGYSDRLSQAIARGITKTGVGVEMMDLKSADPQEVQETVSRAGGIAIAMPPASNKAATAAVSTVLAAVKSKQTVGLFESYGGDDEPIDPLLSQFRNLGLKEGFAAIRVKETPTEAIYQLCEEAGTDMGQLLTRDRNIKQRKSIDNDLEKALGRISGGLYIITAQKGDIKSAMLASWVSQASFKPLGLTIAVAKDRAIESLMQVSDRFVLNILQEGNYQALMKHFLKRFPPGADRFEGVNTQTATNGSPILTDALAYVECKVESRMELSDHWIVYASVDTGRVSKADALTAVHHRKVGNYY